One part of the Mariniblastus fucicola genome encodes these proteins:
- a CDS encoding PQQ-binding-like beta-propeller repeat protein: MLASNRITVALLCLTLWPLANANADDWGQWMGPNRDGVYRETGIINAIPESGLKVKWRMPIKSGYAGPAVADGKVFVFDYEATEGKVVNDYGSRAQLAGSERLVAFDEATGKQLWTHEYDCPYNISYPSGPRCTPTVDGDRVYILGSEGDLRCVQTEDGSLVWKKNLKNDFGAEVPMWGFASHPLIDGDLLYTMVGGKGQGIVAFDKLTGDVKWKSLDCAAGYCPPIIIEKGGARQLIAFNPTSVASLNPADGKQYWSVPIESLYEMSIVRPMLDGDFMYVCGKGNQSVMLKLDSTKPAATEVWRGRPRKSIYGANATPMFVDGMLYGADQDMGCLIAADGKDGTRLWQTFDATNPAEDRKLAHGTAFVTRMGDTNRYLIMSEVGDLLISELTREKYTPHGRFHVLEPTGTTFGRSFVWSHPAYANKTAYIRNDEEIVAVDLSK; the protein is encoded by the coding sequence ATGCTTGCCTCGAATCGAATTACAGTCGCCCTGCTCTGCTTGACGCTCTGGCCGCTTGCGAATGCCAACGCCGATGACTGGGGTCAGTGGATGGGGCCCAATCGCGACGGCGTCTATCGAGAGACGGGCATCATCAATGCAATTCCTGAATCGGGCTTGAAAGTAAAATGGCGAATGCCGATCAAAAGCGGCTACGCCGGACCGGCGGTTGCCGATGGCAAGGTTTTTGTATTCGACTACGAGGCAACTGAGGGAAAGGTTGTCAACGACTACGGCAGCCGAGCTCAACTCGCTGGCAGTGAACGTCTGGTCGCGTTCGACGAAGCGACAGGCAAGCAACTCTGGACGCACGAGTACGACTGTCCGTACAACATCTCCTATCCTTCGGGCCCTCGCTGCACACCGACCGTTGATGGTGATCGCGTTTACATCCTGGGTAGTGAAGGAGACTTGCGGTGCGTTCAAACAGAAGACGGTTCACTGGTTTGGAAGAAGAATCTCAAGAACGACTTTGGCGCCGAAGTTCCCATGTGGGGCTTTGCTTCGCATCCACTGATCGATGGTGATTTGCTCTACACAATGGTTGGAGGTAAAGGTCAGGGTATTGTGGCCTTTGATAAATTGACTGGTGATGTGAAGTGGAAATCGCTCGATTGTGCGGCGGGCTATTGCCCTCCAATCATTATTGAAAAAGGCGGCGCGCGTCAATTGATTGCCTTTAACCCAACGAGCGTTGCGTCACTCAACCCTGCAGACGGAAAGCAGTACTGGAGCGTTCCGATTGAGTCGCTGTACGAGATGTCCATCGTGCGTCCGATGCTCGACGGCGATTTCATGTATGTCTGCGGCAAGGGCAACCAGTCCGTGATGTTGAAGCTCGACTCCACCAAACCAGCGGCGACTGAAGTTTGGCGCGGCCGACCGCGAAAATCGATTTACGGCGCCAACGCGACGCCAATGTTTGTTGACGGCATGCTCTATGGTGCCGACCAGGACATGGGCTGTCTGATCGCGGCCGATGGTAAAGACGGGACGCGATTGTGGCAGACGTTTGACGCGACCAATCCCGCCGAAGATCGCAAGCTTGCCCACGGGACAGCGTTTGTGACTCGAATGGGAGACACGAATCGCTATCTGATCATGAGCGAAGTCGGCGACTTGCTGATCTCGGAACTGACTCGCGAGAAGTACACACCTCACGGCCGTTTTCATGTATTAGAGCCAACAGGTACCACGTTTGGTCGCTCCTTCGTTTGGTCGCATCCGGCCTACGCGAACAAAACTGCTTACATTCGCAACGACGAAGAAATCGTTGCGGTTGATCTGTCGAAGTAG
- the uvrA gene encoding excinuclease ABC subunit UvrA, which produces MQKNIDVQNARENNLKNISVSLPRDKLIVVTGVSGSGKSSLAFDTVYAEGQRRLLASMSSYAKRFVGQLKKPDVDFVNGLSPVVSIDQKTIGSNPRSTVGTMTDVSDYLRMLFATVGTPHCPYCEKKVPVRTPHQMMEHMLALPAGTEVEVRAPVFKIYGEDYEYTLEQIRVNGYRQARINGKETDLGGNVELDEEKEFRIEAIVDSFVIEKGIDKQVVTSLEHGLKLGDGLLVFEITSRMAKTKKDKFYKGFGCTKDKVIAGTMHHRNFTFNDPSGACPTCTGLGTGMRVHPQLLVPDPSRSINEGAFVKEAMQHKKDTWGGRMLYSLSKAFRIDLDKPYNKLSKKAIDLLLYGSKGKKFEVQIPPGAKPHKSKGKQVSFRGVITQIENNYRWYRKRGESSAGIDNYLKKIMVEHPCPECEGARLKRARRLVSINKINLFEAGEMHLVELVKFLKSIKATAKQKGVFDIILREVTTRLDLLISIGLDYLNLNRKSSTLSGGEAQRIRLSSQIGSGLMGMLYVLDEPSIGLHPKDNVKMIETLRRLRDIGNTVIVVEHDEDTIRAADHIVEIGPGPGIHGGEIVVDGPLKSVMACKNSATGRFLSGKDGIPVPMYRRMPTEKQLIVQGARENNLNNLDVAIPLGQFVCVTGASGSGKSSLIHEIVYKKLYNVLHDSRVLSGDHDDLIGHEFVDDVIHIDQSPIGRSPRSNPATYIGFYDNIRKLFADTEEAKARKYTTSRFSFNVKGGRCEECSGEGTIVTKLSFMPDVEVTCPTCKGDRYNEDTLQIYYNDKNISDVLNMSIEEGVDFFADQATILRKLTVMYELGLGYLTIGHPSTILSGGEAQRVKLASELGKLKRGKHNLYILDEPTTGLHFADIERLLLSLNRLVENGHTVLVIEHNLDVIKTADYVIDLGPEGGHKGGKIMACGTPEDVAKSKTSHTGQFLKSCL; this is translated from the coding sequence GTAAATCGTCATTGGCGTTCGACACTGTCTATGCCGAAGGGCAGCGGCGGTTGCTGGCCTCGATGAGTTCCTACGCCAAGCGGTTCGTGGGCCAACTGAAGAAACCGGATGTCGATTTCGTAAATGGGCTTTCTCCTGTTGTTTCCATCGACCAAAAAACGATCGGCTCCAACCCACGGTCAACCGTCGGGACGATGACCGACGTCTCCGATTATCTACGGATGCTTTTTGCAACGGTAGGAACGCCGCATTGCCCATACTGCGAAAAGAAAGTTCCTGTTCGCACACCGCATCAGATGATGGAGCACATGTTGGCGTTGCCAGCAGGAACCGAAGTCGAAGTTCGGGCTCCGGTCTTCAAAATCTATGGCGAAGACTACGAGTACACGCTCGAACAGATTCGCGTCAACGGATATCGTCAGGCCCGTATCAACGGCAAGGAAACCGATCTTGGCGGCAACGTGGAGTTGGACGAGGAAAAGGAGTTTCGCATCGAAGCCATCGTTGATTCCTTCGTTATCGAAAAAGGCATCGACAAACAGGTCGTGACCTCGCTCGAACACGGGTTGAAGCTTGGCGATGGTCTGCTGGTTTTTGAAATCACCAGCCGAATGGCGAAAACGAAGAAGGACAAGTTTTACAAAGGCTTTGGCTGCACCAAAGACAAAGTCATCGCCGGCACGATGCACCATCGCAATTTTACGTTCAACGATCCCAGCGGCGCTTGCCCGACTTGCACGGGTCTTGGTACCGGAATGCGTGTTCACCCGCAACTTCTGGTTCCCGACCCGTCACGTTCGATCAATGAAGGCGCTTTCGTCAAGGAAGCCATGCAGCACAAAAAAGACACGTGGGGTGGGAGAATGCTATACAGCCTGTCGAAGGCTTTCAGGATCGACCTCGACAAACCTTACAACAAGCTTTCGAAGAAGGCGATTGACCTGTTGCTGTATGGATCGAAGGGGAAAAAGTTTGAAGTCCAGATTCCGCCCGGTGCCAAGCCTCACAAAAGCAAAGGGAAGCAAGTCAGCTTCCGTGGCGTGATCACTCAAATTGAGAACAACTACCGTTGGTATCGCAAACGCGGCGAAAGCAGCGCGGGCATTGATAACTATCTGAAAAAGATTATGGTCGAGCACCCTTGTCCTGAGTGCGAAGGTGCCAGGCTCAAGCGGGCGCGGCGACTGGTCTCGATCAATAAAATCAACCTGTTCGAAGCCGGCGAAATGCATCTGGTCGAACTGGTGAAGTTTCTCAAGTCGATCAAGGCGACGGCCAAACAAAAAGGTGTCTTCGATATCATCCTCCGCGAGGTTACGACGCGTTTGGACCTGTTGATCTCGATTGGGCTCGACTATCTGAACCTGAATCGCAAGAGCAGTACGCTCTCCGGCGGCGAAGCTCAGCGGATTCGACTCTCTTCGCAGATCGGTTCTGGCTTGATGGGTATGCTCTACGTCCTCGACGAACCGAGTATCGGCTTGCACCCAAAAGACAACGTCAAAATGATTGAAACGTTGCGTCGATTGCGTGACATCGGCAATACGGTGATCGTTGTCGAGCACGATGAAGATACGATTCGCGCTGCGGATCATATTGTTGAAATCGGACCTGGTCCCGGGATTCACGGTGGCGAAATTGTCGTCGACGGACCACTCAAATCGGTGATGGCTTGCAAAAATTCGGCAACCGGAAGATTTTTGTCGGGCAAGGACGGGATTCCGGTGCCGATGTATCGACGCATGCCAACGGAAAAGCAGTTAATCGTTCAGGGGGCCCGCGAGAACAATCTGAACAACCTCGATGTGGCCATTCCGCTAGGTCAGTTCGTTTGCGTGACCGGGGCGAGTGGATCCGGCAAGAGTTCACTGATCCACGAGATCGTTTACAAGAAACTTTACAACGTCCTGCATGACAGCCGAGTCCTTTCCGGCGATCACGATGACTTGATAGGGCATGAATTCGTCGATGACGTGATCCACATCGATCAATCACCAATCGGTCGTTCGCCGCGTTCCAATCCGGCGACGTACATTGGATTCTATGACAATATTCGCAAACTGTTCGCTGACACCGAGGAAGCCAAGGCAAGAAAGTACACGACGTCGCGGTTTAGCTTCAACGTCAAAGGCGGACGCTGCGAAGAGTGCAGCGGCGAAGGCACAATCGTGACCAAACTTTCCTTCATGCCGGATGTGGAAGTCACCTGTCCGACTTGCAAAGGCGATCGCTACAACGAAGATACGTTGCAGATCTACTACAACGACAAAAACATTTCTGATGTGCTCAACATGTCGATTGAAGAGGGAGTCGATTTCTTCGCCGACCAGGCGACGATCCTCCGCAAGCTGACGGTTATGTATGAACTGGGGTTGGGTTATCTCACGATCGGGCATCCATCGACAATTCTCTCTGGTGGCGAAGCCCAGCGTGTCAAACTCGCGTCAGAGCTCGGCAAACTGAAACGCGGCAAACACAACCTGTATATTCTCGATGAACCCACGACGGGACTACATTTTGCGGATATCGAACGCTTACTGTTGAGTCTGAATCGGCTGGTCGAAAACGGGCACACGGTGCTGGTGATCGAGCACAATCTTGACGTGATTAAAACCGCAGACTACGTCATCGATCTCGGTCCCGAAGGCGGTCACAAGGGCGGCAAGATTATGGCTTGTGGGACACCGGAGGACGTGGCGAAGTCGAAGACCAGCCACACGGGCCAGTTTTTGAAGTCGTGTCTATAG
- a CDS encoding sulfatase family protein encodes MSNALIPLKANMYPIKTALVAWFLLIGLHVPVDAMADERPNILYIMSDDHAAHAVSAYGSRLAKVAPTPNIDRLAREGALFTNAFCTNSICSPSRACVLTGQYNHINGSFDLSGKVEPGKQMLAIQMKKAGYQTAMIGKWHLKVEPADFDHYCVLPGQGKYHGPTFRVRGEKPWGQNTISFPNKHSTDAITDLTLDWLKSRDDSKPFFLMHHYKAPHDYFDNAPRYESYLADIDIPEPASLWDQGENFGSMATRGAGDELLKHIGTSVGGRNPRRSYLGDLPKLYPNEFPKDFDPANFSEEENKRLAYNAYLKKFLRCVKGIDDNLGRLFKHLEVTGQLDNTIIIYTGDQGFMLGEHDYQDKRWMYEESQRMPFLVRYPKSVPAGQKIDSIIENVDYGPTMLEFADADIPNSVQGRSFKSILETGAEPDDWKQEAYYRYWMHMAHHDNPGHMGIRTKTHKLIYYYGCNYDGGYQTPPGWELYDLVNDPKEMNNIVDDPQNAELVQTLKDRLAKLRDNVGDDGSHYPECEKVVQEFWDYDDTDRAKAEQISHDYYQRRQRELEKGKRNIKTWQGNAND; translated from the coding sequence ATCAGTAACGCACTGATTCCGTTGAAAGCAAACATGTATCCAATCAAGACAGCCTTGGTCGCCTGGTTCTTACTTATTGGTCTTCACGTTCCGGTTGACGCGATGGCTGACGAACGCCCGAACATTTTGTACATCATGTCCGACGACCACGCCGCGCACGCGGTCTCAGCTTACGGAAGCCGATTGGCGAAAGTCGCACCGACGCCGAACATCGATCGACTGGCTCGCGAAGGCGCTCTGTTCACCAACGCGTTCTGCACGAACTCTATTTGCAGTCCGTCACGCGCCTGCGTGCTGACCGGCCAGTACAACCACATCAACGGCTCGTTTGATCTGTCGGGCAAAGTTGAGCCTGGCAAACAGATGTTGGCGATCCAGATGAAGAAAGCCGGCTACCAAACGGCGATGATTGGCAAGTGGCATCTGAAAGTCGAACCCGCTGATTTTGATCACTACTGCGTGCTGCCCGGCCAGGGAAAGTACCACGGTCCGACGTTCCGTGTGCGAGGCGAAAAACCCTGGGGCCAGAACACGATCTCGTTTCCCAACAAGCATTCGACTGACGCGATCACGGATCTGACACTGGATTGGCTGAAGTCACGTGACGATTCAAAGCCGTTCTTTCTGATGCACCACTACAAGGCGCCGCATGACTATTTTGACAACGCGCCGCGATACGAATCCTACCTGGCCGACATCGATATCCCGGAGCCCGCATCACTGTGGGATCAGGGTGAAAACTTTGGTTCGATGGCAACTCGCGGCGCCGGCGATGAATTACTAAAGCACATTGGCACGTCCGTCGGTGGCCGCAATCCGCGTCGCTCGTATCTCGGCGACTTGCCAAAGCTGTATCCGAACGAGTTTCCCAAAGATTTTGATCCGGCAAACTTCAGCGAAGAAGAAAACAAACGCCTGGCCTACAACGCCTACCTGAAAAAATTTCTTCGCTGTGTCAAAGGCATCGACGACAATCTTGGCCGCCTGTTCAAGCACCTCGAAGTCACCGGTCAGCTGGACAACACGATTATCATCTACACCGGCGACCAGGGATTTATGCTGGGTGAGCATGACTATCAGGACAAGCGATGGATGTACGAAGAATCACAGCGTATGCCGTTTCTGGTTCGCTATCCAAAGTCCGTTCCGGCAGGCCAGAAGATTGACTCGATCATCGAAAACGTGGACTACGGGCCGACCATGTTGGAGTTCGCCGATGCCGATATTCCGAACTCTGTTCAGGGGCGTTCTTTCAAGTCCATTCTGGAAACGGGCGCCGAACCTGATGACTGGAAACAGGAGGCCTACTATCGATACTGGATGCACATGGCTCATCATGACAATCCAGGCCACATGGGAATCCGCACGAAAACTCACAAGCTGATTTATTACTACGGCTGCAACTACGACGGCGGCTATCAAACGCCTCCGGGTTGGGAGCTTTATGATCTGGTCAACGACCCCAAAGAGATGAACAACATCGTCGACGATCCGCAAAATGCCGAACTGGTTCAAACGCTGAAAGATCGTTTGGCCAAGCTTCGTGACAACGTTGGCGACGACGGCAGTCACTATCCCGAATGCGAAAAAGTCGTGCAGGAGTTTTGGGACTACGACGACACCGATCGCGCGAAAGCCGAACAGATTTCGCACGACTATTATCAACGTCGGCAACGCGAGCTTGAGAAAGGTAAGCGCAACATCAAGACATGGCAGGGGAACGCAAACGACTGA